From Branchiostoma lanceolatum isolate klBraLanc5 chromosome 16, klBraLanc5.hap2, whole genome shotgun sequence:
CCCCCTGATACAGATGATTAACTCTGTAAACTCTCGCATTAAAGAGGACTTTGATATGACGGCTGGGGATGAAACAGCTAGAGCTTGTCATGCTGAAATCAACATTGACACCCCTACTGTTTATACTCAGGTTCTAGATGCATGTGCTATTAATCCAATGAGTGATTCTCGCACAGAGAAACATTTGGAAGGACACACAAACTATGAGGAAAAACCTTCTTGTGAATTGACTCTAGACCACCGTGATGTACGTAGGTGGAAATGTCATGTGTCCGATAATGATCAAGCCAAGCAAATTTGTCAACCTTCCAAGCAGAATCATCCAGAACGTTATAGTGACGACAGAGAGACTGGTTTCATCAACAGCGGACAGGAACAAAGTGAAAATACAGGAAGCGAGGAAACATCTTTGGCTGCTTGTCAACCGAACCCTGACCAGGCTTGCGAGAAGATGGCATCACCTCTGCATGACAATGACTCACGAATAGATTGCAAACGCTTTGTGTGTGACGTGTGCGGATTCAAGACAGTGAGCGCAAGCAGTTTCTCTAAGCATAGGCAACGTCACACGGGAGAAAAACCTTTCATGTGCGGCGAATGTGGTTACAGGGCATATGCTAAGCACCGTCTTGTCGGACACATGAggaaacacactggtgagaaaccgttcaAATGTAATCAATGTGACTACAAGACATCACATCGAAGTGGGCTAGACCAACATATGAAAATACACGCTGGTGTGAAACCGTACAAATGTGGGGACTGTGGCTACAGAACTGCTCACAAACCGTCTCTCATAAGACACAGGAGGCTGCACTCCGGTGAGAGACCCTACAGTTGTCAAGAGTGTGCTTACAAGGCACGGGAAAAGGGCAACCTCCTCAAGCATATGAGAAATAAGCACCAATGAAAACATTGTCAGTTGCGagatgtgtctgtgtatgtactTACAGATAACTAAAAGCCAACGACATAAAGAATATTATGACTGGCATGGTCATGCATTACCTTTTATGTTACATGCTTTGTACCTGCGTATCTCTTTGCTTACCAACAACAATAAAGCTCAACGTTAGCAAAACGTCTGTACTCCTGTGTCAATTTAGCTAAAAATTGTACTGTGTACGTGTGGAACAGATTCTCATTGTCCTGAGCTTCGCAGAATTTTCAACTACTATTATTCACCTCCAAGCCTGAAGACGGTTAAAAGGGCACAGATACGGGAGCACTGGATTCTTTATAGATGTAAAGATCAGTCCGATACGAGGTCATGATTTCCTGTCGCTGAGGAAACCAGTGATTACAGCAACCAATGCCATGGTAACGATTCTCAGTATGACCTTTCTAGTTTATCATATGAATATTGACTTAACTCTTCAATGTTGTCTGTATTTATCTTATCAATTTATTGGCCGTTCgtccagggctgcccaactagcccgTTGTTGACCACAAAGGgatagccctgctgacaaagacaagacaagacattacattCAGAATTTTGACAAAGACAGCATAAATTGGGTAATCAGTGGTCCGGTCActccatgacctttgaccttctcaTGAATAAGCATTTTCCGTGCCAGCCGTTTTTGTTCGAAATTCAGGACGTCTTTGGCTTCagtttcaaaggaagaaatacTTTTACCCACCTCCCCTCTCACGGTGTGGTTGCAAAGCAGGTAAGGAACGTTTATCAACCTAAAATATTCTTCAAAGTGTATCATTCTTTGCAATAGATATGGCTCTTTCGGAGAATAACGcttatgtggggaggggggcgtccaATAGTACAAAGAACAGATTACGTAGTTTTCTTCCAAGCGAAACAGCTCACTTAACGTAATCTCTAAACAAAAAATGAATTCACAAATTTTCATACAGCCGCTATTTGTTAAATAGTCTCGTTTAAATCAGTAAATTCATAGGAATCATTACTAGTATTTTGGTAATTACGATGGAACCATTATATTGTAGAGAATGTACGTTTATTTTTTCAATGAGGAATAGGATATATCAATGTTAGCAGAAGAGTATAATTATCCTTTCCGACAATAATGTAAAATTCATAACACTTAATAGTATTTGTTTTATCACTATTATGTCCTTCAGCATGTCCAGACAACAGGAGTTAATCTGTGGCCTCTCGCGCGTGGTGACCATAGCAGTCCTCCCCAGACTGAACATGGAGGAGCTGATATTTGAACTCAACAGGAGGATTCAAAACCAGGACAAAGAGAACAGTATCAAGGACAGGTTGGTCGGTATCCTTAGGGATGTGATGTTGGAGGAATACCGTCACTTAGAAAGAAAGTCAGAAGTCAGTTCTCCAAACGAAATGACCATACCTGAACAAGAACAGGAGACAGTAACCATGCAAGAGAGcgttccaacattgaacactgAAACAGTGTCAACAAAGACTTTAAGTCCTGGCGCCTCACTGCAAAGTTCTGGACTGGACTTTATCATAAAGAAGGAAAACAACGATACAAGCAGTGAAGTGCACCTGCATACAAACGAACTCGATCTTGATACAGACCAGTTGCAGGTAACTCAACAAGATCAACTTTGCAACATtccaagttcaagttcaagttcggcGACAATTCCTTCAACCTATAACACCCTGATACAAACGAATACCGCAGTAGACTCTCCTATTAAAGAAGAAGACTTTGATAGGTCAGCTATGGATGAAGGAGCAAGAGCTTGTCATGATGAAATCAACATTGACAGTGCTGTTTTTTATACACAGGTTCTAGATACTGTTAATCCAATGAGTAATTCTTGCATAGAGAAACCCTTGGAAGGACACGCAAACTATGAGGACAAACCTTCTTGTGAACCGACTCTAGACCACAGTGATGTACGTAGGTGGGAATGCCATGTGTTCGATAATGAAGAAGCCGGGCAAATTTGTCAACCTTCCAACCTGAATCATCCAGAACTTTATAGTGACGACAGAGAGACTGGTTTCATCAACAGCAGACAGGAACAAAGTGAAAATATAGGAAGCGAGGAAACATATTTGGCTGCTTGTCCACCGACTCCTGACCAGGCTCGTGAGAACACGGCGTCACCTCTGCATGACAATGACTCACGAATAGATTGCAAACCCTATTTGTGTGACGTGTGCGGATTCAAAACATTGAACGCACACAGTTTCTCTCAGCATAGGCAACGTCACAAAGGAGAAAAACATTTCATGTGCGGTGAATGTGGTTACAGGGCGTACACTAATCACCGTCTTGTCGAACACATGAggaaacacactggtgagaaaccgttcaAGTGTAATCAGTGCGACTACAAAGCGTCATTGAAAAGCGGGTTatttaatcatatgaaaaaaCACTCGGACGAAGAACCTTACTGCTGTGGAGTTTGCAACTACAAGACATACATGAAAAGCAACCTTAGCAATCATATAAAACGCCACACTGGTGTAAAACCTCACAAATGTAGGGACTGTGACTACAGAACAGCTCATAAGCACAATCTTATTGTACATAGAAGgcagcacactggtgagaaaccctacagttgtCAAGAGTGTGACTATCGTACAAGTGACAGGACTAGCTTCGTCAGACATATGAAAAGAAGACACAAATGAAAGTACTGTCCGTTACCCACCAGAAATATAAAAGTCTTAACCAGTTATTGAACAACTAGTCATCCATTTGttgatttcatttatttatttgtttatctgtttatcCCTGTTATCTTTCCATCCCTACTATAGCCAGAGTAGACCAGAGCAGTAACTTTGCACTGTTTTACAGAGGTCCAGTGATGCCAACTACTTATACAAGTAGCCTCGATTCGAGTGTACTTTGTTTTTGAGAAAAATTGTGTCGAAGGCACGTCCTTTTAGTACAGTTCCAATGCTTAAGCAcaggttttgtgtttgtgtatgtactCACAGAGAGCTGTAAAATTCAGCACAAACTACGTAAACAATACTATGGTTTATATGCATTCTGCTAACGCTTCCCGGTAATGTTACCCCGGCCCGACCGATAACGGATGGGGGTCATTAATCTCCGCCCGAGaacttgtgtaaacacaggctaccagCAATGTTATAAAAACTTATATGTATTGTTTCTTGTCTCGTATCTCGTTACAATAAAGCTCAACAAATATATTGTACTCCTGTCTCAATTTATTATGAAAAGTGAAACTCTCACTGTCCATGGCTTTATCGATCCCCTCCCGAGTTTAGCAATCCATCTCGATGCCAT
This genomic window contains:
- the LOC136421920 gene encoding zinc finger protein 418-like, translating into MSRQQELICGLSRVVTIAVLPRLNMEELIFELNRRIQNLDKENSIKDRLVSILRDVMLEEYSQLERESEVSSPDGITIPEQEQETVTMQENISTVNADTMSTKTPSPEVSLQCPGLEIVIKKESCDERSEVHMLTNVLDLDSDQLQLTQQDQLCNIPNSSWATPPSADNPLIQMINSVNSRIKEDFDMTAGDETARACHAEINIDTPTVYTQVLDACAINPMSDSRTEKHLEGHTNYEEKPSCELTLDHRDVRRWKCHVSDNDQAKQICQPSKQNHPERYSDDRETGFINSGQEQSENTGSEETSLAACQPNPDQACEKMASPLHDNDSRIDCKRFVCDVCGFKTVSASSFSKHRQRHTGEKPFMCGECGYRAYAKHRLVGHMRKHTGEKPFKCNQCDYKTSHRSGLDQHMKIHAGVKPYKCGDCGYRTAHKPSLIRHRRLHSGERPYSCQECAYKAREKGNLLKHMRNKHQ